In the genome of Gemmatimonadales bacterium, one region contains:
- a CDS encoding ribose-phosphate pyrophosphokinase: MASISLERSQLLLLSGTANRPLAEEVAQHLGQPLCKVTAKRFADGEIFVKIDENVRGRDVYIIQPTNPPADNLMELLLLMDAAKRASAARVTPVIPYFGYARQDRKDQPRVAISARLVANMVTMAGADRVLGMDFHQHQMQGFFDIPVDHLYAAPAFVNHFRQKRLKDPVVVAPDVGSAKMARGFAKRLNATLAIIDKRRPSANIAEVVNVVGEVKDRDCVIPDDMIDTAGTMSEAVRALKRLGANDVYCCATHALLSGPAVERLSTSGVKEVVVTNTIAIPPERMFKQLTVLSIAGLLAKAIGYTHSDQSVSSLFD; this comes from the coding sequence ATGGCGTCGATATCGCTCGAACGCAGCCAACTGTTGCTCCTCAGTGGCACGGCCAACCGGCCGCTCGCCGAGGAGGTGGCGCAGCATCTGGGTCAACCGCTGTGCAAGGTGACCGCCAAGCGGTTTGCCGACGGCGAGATCTTCGTCAAGATCGACGAGAATGTGCGTGGCCGGGACGTCTACATCATCCAGCCCACGAACCCGCCGGCCGACAACCTGATGGAGCTGCTGCTCCTGATGGACGCCGCCAAACGGGCCAGCGCGGCGCGGGTCACCCCGGTCATCCCCTACTTCGGGTATGCCCGGCAGGATCGGAAGGACCAGCCGCGGGTGGCCATCAGCGCGCGGCTGGTGGCGAACATGGTCACGATGGCCGGGGCAGACCGGGTGCTGGGCATGGACTTCCATCAGCACCAGATGCAGGGATTCTTCGATATCCCGGTCGACCACCTGTACGCGGCGCCGGCCTTCGTGAATCACTTCCGGCAGAAGCGCCTGAAGGATCCGGTGGTGGTGGCGCCCGACGTCGGCTCGGCCAAGATGGCCCGCGGGTTTGCCAAGCGGCTGAACGCGACGCTCGCCATCATCGACAAGCGGCGGCCGTCGGCCAACATCGCGGAAGTGGTCAACGTCGTCGGTGAAGTGAAGGACCGGGATTGCGTCATTCCGGACGACATGATCGACACGGCCGGCACCATGTCCGAAGCGGTGCGCGCGCTGAAGCGCCTCGGCGCCAACGATGTCTACTGCTGCGCGACGCACGCGCTGCTGTCCGGGCCGGCTGTCGAACGGCTCTCGACCTCGGGTGTCAAGGAAGTGGTGGTCACGAACACGATCGCCATTCCGCCGGAGCGGATGTTCAAGCAGTTGACCGTCCTGTCGATCGCCGGCCTGCTGGCCAAGGCGATCGGCTACACCCACAGCGACCAGTCGGTCAGCTCGCTGTTTGATTGA
- the ispE gene encoding 4-(cytidine 5'-diphospho)-2-C-methyl-D-erythritol kinase, protein MPDAPLQMRAPAKANLFLRVLARESTGYHGLETLFCLLDLADELTAERRAGDAVSIEVRGADVGPPEKNLAVRAAEMVLQATGRRFGVHLTLDKRIPMQAGLGGGSSDAAAALVLTNQLAGNAVPRHELLQFAAKLGSDVPFFLSEARLALAWGHGERLLRLPPLPAAPALLLVPAEGMPTAEAYALIDQGTASTRRGGLALDLDALRGWGDIARMAGNDFESALFARRPTLKAAFEALAGTRPLLCRLTGSGSAFLAVYRNTTDRTDAVMMLGRKHGALIEATAG, encoded by the coding sequence ATGCCTGACGCACCGCTCCAGATGCGCGCTCCCGCCAAGGCCAACCTCTTTCTGCGGGTCCTCGCCAGAGAGTCGACCGGATACCACGGACTCGAGACCCTCTTCTGCCTGCTGGACCTTGCCGACGAATTGACGGCCGAGCGCCGCGCCGGCGATGCAGTCAGCATTGAGGTCCGCGGCGCCGATGTCGGCCCACCGGAGAAGAACCTGGCGGTCCGCGCGGCGGAGATGGTCCTGCAGGCGACCGGCCGCCGGTTCGGCGTGCACCTGACCCTCGACAAGCGGATTCCGATGCAGGCGGGACTCGGCGGCGGGTCGAGCGACGCGGCCGCGGCGCTGGTGCTCACGAATCAGCTGGCCGGGAACGCCGTCCCCCGGCACGAACTGCTCCAATTTGCCGCGAAGCTCGGCAGCGATGTGCCGTTCTTCCTGAGCGAAGCGCGCCTGGCGCTGGCGTGGGGACATGGCGAGCGGCTGCTACGGCTGCCCCCGCTGCCGGCGGCTCCCGCGCTGTTGCTGGTGCCGGCGGAGGGGATGCCGACGGCGGAGGCATACGCCTTGATAGACCAGGGCACAGCGTCCACCCGGCGCGGTGGGCTGGCACTCGACCTCGACGCGTTGCGGGGGTGGGGCGACATCGCGCGGATGGCCGGGAACGACTTCGAGTCCGCGCTCTTTGCCCGGCGGCCGACCCTCAAGGCGGCGTTCGAGGCCCTGGCGGGCACCCGGCCCCTGCTCTGCAGGCTGACGGGCTCCGGATCGGCCTTCCTGGCCGTGTACCGAAACACGACCGACCGCACCGACGCCGTCATGATGCTGGGGCGGAAGCACGGCGCGCTGATCGAGGCGACCGCCGGCTGA
- a CDS encoding lysylphosphatidylglycerol synthase transmembrane domain-containing protein, with amino-acid sequence MNGSRHRVWQLVLAVTLSALLLWWAFRDVDLAEALGYLRAVRLGWLLAAVLVATSLFPLRLFRWRLLLRRENGDPYPWTPLWHAIAMGFAANNLLPFRAGEVVRTVAASRLTGARLTTSLASVAVERVFDALTVVGLLAVALLLPGMPAGLSVAGIPVQRVATTAGLLALAALACAGLVVAFPRIAERVVRRVIPSDRMALRLIEVIEGIRQGLAVLQSPTRLAGVIIWSVVLWLVNALSFYLAFLAFDLPVNYTGAVVLQGVLAFGIAVPSAPGYVGPFEAAITAVLALYGIGASQAVAYAVGYHITTFIPITVLGVWSATKTGLGLGATAREAPPDA; translated from the coding sequence TTGAACGGATCGCGTCACCGGGTGTGGCAGCTCGTGCTCGCCGTCACCCTCTCTGCCCTGCTCCTCTGGTGGGCCTTTCGTGACGTAGACCTTGCGGAGGCGCTCGGGTACCTGCGCGCCGTCCGGCTCGGGTGGCTTCTCGCCGCCGTCCTCGTGGCCACCTCCCTCTTCCCCCTGCGGCTCTTCCGCTGGCGCCTCCTGCTCCGCCGGGAGAACGGCGACCCCTATCCATGGACGCCGCTCTGGCACGCGATTGCGATGGGCTTCGCCGCCAACAACCTCCTCCCCTTCCGCGCCGGGGAAGTCGTGCGCACGGTCGCGGCCAGCCGGCTGACCGGCGCCCGGCTGACCACCTCGCTCGCATCGGTGGCCGTCGAGCGCGTGTTCGACGCGCTCACGGTTGTCGGCCTCCTGGCCGTGGCGTTGCTGCTGCCGGGGATGCCCGCGGGACTCTCGGTGGCGGGGATTCCCGTCCAGCGGGTCGCGACCACCGCCGGGCTCCTCGCATTGGCCGCGCTGGCCTGCGCCGGGCTGGTGGTGGCGTTTCCCCGGATCGCGGAGCGCGTGGTGCGCAGGGTCATCCCGTCGGACCGGATGGCACTGCGGCTGATCGAGGTCATCGAGGGCATCCGCCAGGGCCTCGCCGTGCTGCAGTCCCCGACGCGGCTCGCCGGGGTGATCATCTGGTCGGTGGTGCTTTGGCTGGTGAACGCCCTCTCCTTCTATCTCGCCTTTCTGGCGTTCGACCTGCCGGTGAACTACACCGGCGCGGTCGTCCTCCAGGGGGTGCTCGCCTTTGGGATTGCCGTGCCATCGGCGCCCGGATATGTCGGGCCGTTCGAGGCGGCTATCACGGCGGTCCTCGCGCTCTACGGGATTGGCGCGAGCCAGGCGGTGGCGTACGCGGTCGGCTACCACATCACCACCTTCATCCCGATCACCGTGCTGGGCGTCTGGTCCGCCACCAAGACCGGGCTCGGACTCGGAGCCACGGCGCGCGAGGCGCCGCCCGATGCCTGA
- a CDS encoding pyridoxine 5'-phosphate synthase: MTPLRLYVNIDHVATVREARRTDEPEPLAAARAAMAGGADGITVHLREDRRHIQDADVVAIAEQLPAPLNFELALTDEIVALACRLRPHQVTLVPERREEVTTEGGLLVSSRDARLRNAIRRLDEAGCRVSLFIDPSLDVIDAAKDLGVPAIELHTGEYAHHWREGPAALDALRTAARHARDLGLFVHAGHGLTYLNVQDVASVPEIEELNIGHSIVSRALFDGMEQAVREMKRLVGEVRPPNLSRERRTP, encoded by the coding sequence ATGACGCCACTCAGGCTGTACGTCAACATCGACCACGTCGCCACGGTCCGCGAGGCGCGGCGGACCGACGAGCCCGAGCCACTCGCCGCGGCACGCGCTGCGATGGCGGGCGGGGCCGACGGCATCACCGTGCATCTCCGCGAGGATCGCCGGCACATCCAGGACGCGGACGTGGTCGCAATTGCCGAGCAACTCCCCGCCCCGCTCAACTTTGAACTGGCCCTGACCGACGAGATCGTCGCCCTGGCCTGCCGCCTCCGTCCCCACCAGGTGACCCTCGTCCCGGAGCGCCGCGAGGAGGTCACCACCGAGGGGGGGCTCCTGGTCAGCTCCCGGGACGCCCGGCTCCGGAACGCGATCCGTCGGCTCGACGAGGCGGGCTGCCGGGTGAGCCTCTTCATCGACCCGTCCCTCGACGTGATCGACGCCGCCAAGGACCTCGGCGTCCCGGCCATCGAACTCCATACCGGCGAGTACGCCCACCACTGGCGCGAGGGCCCTGCCGCGCTCGACGCGCTTCGTACTGCCGCGCGCCACGCCCGCGACCTCGGGCTGTTCGTCCACGCCGGCCATGGGCTCACCTACCTGAACGTGCAGGACGTCGCCTCGGTTCCCGAGATCGAGGAACTGAACATTGGCCACAGCATCGTAAGCCGGGCCCTCTTCGACGGCATGGAGCAGGCGGTCCGGGAGATGAAGCGGTTGGTGGGCGAAGTCCGGCCCCCAAACCTTTCCCGGGAACGCCGCACACCCTAA
- the mce gene encoding methylmalonyl-CoA epimerase encodes MPDAPRIAHIGIAVENLDEALQFYRDVLGVAPHPPEVADGATIVSLPFGESEVELLEARDAESPIAKFIARRGPGIHHVCYRVPDLDIALRQARAAGYRLVDETPRTGAGGCRIAFLHPKSTAGILIELTE; translated from the coding sequence GTGCCGGATGCCCCTCGCATCGCCCATATCGGGATCGCGGTCGAAAACCTCGACGAGGCCCTGCAATTCTATCGCGACGTCCTCGGCGTGGCGCCTCACCCGCCCGAGGTCGCCGACGGCGCCACCATCGTCTCGCTGCCCTTCGGCGAGTCGGAGGTCGAACTGCTCGAGGCGCGGGACGCCGAATCCCCTATCGCAAAATTCATCGCGCGCCGCGGTCCCGGCATCCACCACGTCTGCTATCGCGTACCCGACCTCGATATCGCCCTGCGCCAGGCTCGTGCGGCCGGCTACCGCCTGGTCGACGAGACGCCGCGGACGGGTGCGGGCGGCTGCCGGATTGCCTTCCTTCACCCCAAGTCCACCGCCGGCATCCTCATCGAGCTCACCGAGTGA
- the trxA gene encoding thioredoxin yields the protein MGQNTIDVTESTFASEVEQHKGLVLVDFWAAWCGPCQVIAPSLEQLAVEYTGKVRITKLDVDANQRVAARFNIRSIPALLFFKDGKHVDTVIGAVPKPAIASKIQHHLAA from the coding sequence ATGGGGCAGAACACGATTGACGTAACCGAGAGCACCTTCGCCTCCGAAGTGGAACAGCACAAGGGACTGGTGCTGGTGGATTTCTGGGCCGCCTGGTGCGGACCGTGCCAGGTCATTGCGCCGTCGCTGGAGCAGCTCGCCGTGGAGTACACCGGCAAGGTCCGGATCACCAAGCTGGATGTCGATGCGAACCAGCGGGTGGCGGCACGGTTCAACATCCGGTCGATTCCGGCGCTGCTCTTCTTCAAGGACGGAAAGCATGTGGACACCGTGATCGGCGCGGTGCCCAAGCCGGCCATTGCATCGAAGATTCAGCACCACCTCGCGGCGTAG
- the rsmI gene encoding 16S rRNA (cytidine(1402)-2'-O)-methyltransferase — MATPLGHLGDLTTRAIDILRAVDVVAAEDTRRSRTLLQHIGATPRLISVHAHTEASHVAPILALLEAGQAVALVTDAGTPGISDPGARLVAGVRAAGRPVVPIPGPSAVATALSAAGLPADRYLFLGFPARKGRERREELARAAAEPWTVVFYEAPPRLVALLRDLAELCGAERRAVVARELTKLHEEFREGTLAELAAWYASHPPKGEITLVLAGALTGPESAPDLEAIRVDAAALLAEGLSRKDVVRRLTESSGLGRNEVYRLVMELP, encoded by the coding sequence GTGGCTACCCCCCTCGGACACCTCGGAGACCTGACCACCCGCGCCATCGACATCCTGCGGGCGGTCGACGTGGTCGCCGCCGAGGACACCCGGCGGAGCCGCACGCTGCTGCAGCATATCGGCGCGACACCGAGGTTGATCAGCGTGCACGCCCATACCGAGGCGAGCCACGTGGCTCCCATCCTCGCCCTGCTCGAGGCGGGTCAGGCGGTCGCGCTCGTCACCGACGCCGGCACTCCCGGAATCAGCGACCCGGGTGCCAGGCTGGTGGCCGGGGTGCGCGCTGCGGGTCGGCCGGTCGTCCCCATTCCCGGACCGTCCGCGGTCGCCACCGCGCTCTCCGCGGCGGGACTGCCGGCGGACCGGTATCTCTTCCTGGGGTTTCCGGCCCGGAAGGGTCGGGAGCGGCGCGAGGAGCTGGCGCGCGCCGCGGCCGAACCGTGGACCGTCGTGTTCTACGAGGCGCCACCCCGGCTGGTGGCGCTGTTGCGCGACCTCGCGGAGCTCTGCGGAGCGGAGCGGCGGGCGGTGGTCGCCCGGGAACTGACCAAGCTCCACGAGGAATTCCGCGAAGGCACCCTCGCGGAGCTGGCGGCGTGGTATGCGTCGCACCCGCCGAAGGGCGAAATCACCCTGGTCCTCGCCGGCGCCCTGACCGGACCGGAGTCCGCGCCCGACCTGGAGGCCATCCGGGTCGACGCCGCGGCGCTCCTGGCCGAGGGGCTGAGTCGGAAGGATGTGGT